One window of Hoplias malabaricus isolate fHopMal1 chromosome 16, fHopMal1.hap1, whole genome shotgun sequence genomic DNA carries:
- the gatad2ab gene encoding GATA zinc finger domain containing 2Ab encodes MSEEVVRQTRSQKRALEREAPSLDGDSKRVKLEKGELGPGKVANILKTGEVKATIKVEVQANDEPVDMSTSKSEVKKERPPTPDDVIVLSDNEPSSPCMNGISNSFKKADTEMLMKSSPEERQRIIKQLKEELRVQEAKLVLLKKLRQSQVQKESVVQKAANSTSNPPPLVRGSISSSKGPLQVSSNRSSGTVIPPPLVRGGAQVSKHGSIVMPPLLRGSQPIAVTPQQIATLRQQQHQHSGSGPPPLLLGPRTSVPNVQVQGQRIIQQGLIRVANVANTNVLVNIPQGSPTALKGTSQSGISSSTTSANDSPASRQAAAKLALRKQLEKTLLEIPPPKPPAPDLNFLPSAANNEFIYLVGLEMVVQNLLDLAKSKQHPREDNPAAALPVKDPFKCAQCQTDFTSRWRQEKGNGSILCEQCMSSNQKKVLKAEHTNRLKAAFVKALQQEQEIEQRILQQATSPSPKTSATSSPSSSSSAVVKSEQHVLVSPQYKTARTSLAQQQANRTSTVNRYHSSTLKQSPGQLSRSVQHAAVSASARGLSHGFSRSSQLQNAVTAAALVNRPGKHGVSAGSKGNSGSSSSNAVTSAWRKQNSSIAGVTMAYVNPSLSVHKTTSPVDRQREYLLDMIPSRSISQTNTWK; translated from the exons ATGTCTGAGGAGGTGGTTCGTCAGACGCGCAGTCAGAAGAGAGCGCTGGAGAGGGAAGCCCCTTCTCTGGATGGAGACTCCAAACGAGTGAAGCTGGAGAAAGGGGAGCTTGGGCCTGGAAAAGTGGCCAACATCCTGAAAACCGGAGAAGTGAAGGCCACCATCAAAGTGGAAGTGCAGGCCAATGATGAGCCTGTGGACATGAGTACCTCCAAGAG tgaggtaaagaaagaaagaccaCCAACGCCAGATGATGTAATCGTTTTGTCTGACAATGAGCCCTCCAGTCCATGTATGAATGGGATCAGCAACAGCTTCAAGAAAGCAGACACAGAAATGCTTATG aaGAGCAGCCCTGAGGAGCGCCAGAGGATCATAAAGCAGCTGAAAGAGGAGCTGCGTGTGCAGGAGGCCAAGCTTGTACTTCTGAAGAAACTTCGACAGAGCCAGGTTCAAAAAGAGAGTGTTGTGCAGAAG GCAGCCAATTCCACATCCAACCCTCCACCTCTTGTAAGAGGAAGCATCTCATCCAGCAAAGGACCCCTTCAG GTGTCGTCTAATAGAAGCTCAGGCACAGTTATTCCTCCTCCTCTGGTCCGAGGCGGGGCGCAGGTttcaaagcatggctcaatagTGATGCCACCCTTACTCAGGGGGTCACAG CCCATTGCTGTAACCCCTCAGCAGATTGCCACATTGCGACAGCAGCAACATCAACACTCTGGCTCAGGTCCTCCTCCTTTGCTGCTGGGACCTCGCACATCTGTTCCTAATGTCCAGGTTCAAGGCCAGAGGATCATCCAGCAGGGCTTGATCCGTGTGGCTAATGTGGCCAACACCAACGTCCTGGTTAACATTCCACAG GGTTCACCAACTGCTTTGAAGGGTACCTCCCAGTCAGGCATTAGCTCCAGCACCACCAGCGCCAATGACTCTCCGGCCAGCCGACAGGCTGCTGCCAAGCTGGCCCTGCGGAAGCAGCTAGAGAAGACATTGTTGGAGATCCCTCCTCCAAAACCCCCTGCACCAGACCTCAACTTCCTGCCCTCTGCTGCCAACAATGAGTTCATCTACCTAGTGGGGCTGGAAATGGTGGTGCAGAACCTGTTAGATTTGGCCAAAA GCAAACAGCATCCACGGGAAGACAATCCTGCAGCAGCATTGCCTGTTAAGGATCCATTCAAATGTGCACAGTGCCAGACGGACTTCACCTCACGCTGGAGGCAGGAGAAAGGCAACGGCTCCATTCTGTGTGAGCAGTGCATGAGCTCCAACCAGAAAAAGGTTCTAAAGGCCGAGCACACCAACCGGCTGAAGGCAGCTTTTGTCAAGGCCTTACAGCAGGAGCAGGAGATTGAGCAGCGTATCCTTCAGCAAGCCACTTCACCCAGCCCCAAGACTTCTGCCACGTCATCACCCTCTTCCTCATCCTCAGCAGTGGTGAAATCCGAGCAGCACGTGTTGGTGTCGCCACAGTACAAAACGGCTCGAACATCCTTGGCCCAGCAGCAAGCCAACAGGACATCGACTGTCAACCGCTACCACTCCAGCACCCTGAAGCAG AGTCCAGGCCAGCTGTCACGCAGTGTGCAGCATGCAGCAGTCAGTGCAAGCGCCCGTGGGCTGAGCCATGGCTTCTCCAGGTCCTCGCAACTTCAGAATGCTGTCACAGCCGCCGCGCTGGTCAACAGGCCAGGTAAGCATGGCGTGAGTGCAGGGTCAAAGGGCAACagcggcagcagcagcagtaacgCCGTCACCAGTGCCTGGAGGAAGCAGAACAGCAGCATTGCAG GTGTCACTATGGCCTACGTCAACCCCAGCCTGTCTGTACACAAGACGACCTCCCCAGTGGACCGCCAACGAGAGTATCTCCTGGACATGATCCCTTCTCGCTCCATCTCCCAGACAAACACTTGGAAATAA